The genomic interval CTTCGGCGCTACCGCCATCGGCGATAATCTCGTCGGCGACGCGTTGGCAGTCCGCCACTTTTCGGCTGGATACAATAACGTGCGCACCATAGGTGGCTAAGGTTTTAGCGATGGACTCGCCGATGCCTCGGCTAGCACCGCTAACGAGGGCTATTTTTCCTGTGAGGTCAAACAGATCTTTTTTCATTGCTGGTTTTCCGATAATAAATAAGTTTGAGGTTAGATTTTCTAATTAGGGCTTTAAAATTACTTTGCCAATGACCTTGCGGCTCATCACTTTTTCTAGGGCTTTTACGGTATCTTCAAGCGCAAACACTTGGTCGACCACAACTTTGACCTTGCCTGCCAAATACCATTGCAATAATTCCTGCATATTGGCGCCGAAGTCCTTAGGTTGCTTTTGGGTAAAGGTGCCCCAGAATACGCCCACTAAGCTAAAACCTTTCACCAAGGCGAGATTGACAGCCAGCTCGGGAATTTTCCCACTGGCAAAGCCAACCACTAACAACCGACCATTCCAGGCCATGTTGCGTGCGCAGGCGTCAAAGGTATCGCCGCCAACACATTCATACACAACATCCACACCTTGGCCATTAGTTATTGTTTTTAGTTCAGTTTTTAAATCTTTTTCTGAATAGTTAATTAAAATATCGGCGCCGTTGAGGCGCGCTTGTTCCAGTTTTTCAACGCTTGATGCCGCCGCGATAACCCGCGCACCCATCGCCTTGCCAATTTGTACTGCTGCTAGCCCAGTACCACCGGCAGCGCCGGTAACGAGTAGGGTTTCACCGGGTTGGATATTGGCGCGCTGTTTGAGTGCGTGATGCGCGGTGGCATGGGCGGTGATTAAACCCGCCGCTTCCTCAAAGGGAATCTGATTCGGCAGCGGCAGCACCATTTTGGCATTAATGGCCAATTTTTCTGCGTAGCAATTGAGCAGGTTGCAGCAAACTACGCGCTGTCCTGCTTTTAAATGCTTTACCTCTGCGCCAACGCTTTCGATAGTGCCGGCGGCTTCTGTTCCGGGAACGAAAGGTGTCGGGGGCTTCATTTGGTAGAGGCCCTGCACCAAGAGACCATCGGGGAAGTTAACGCCGCAGGCTTCAACGCGAATCACAACTTCATCGGGCTTTGCTACCGGGTCGGGCAGGTCACCGTAGTGAAGTTGGTCGAGCGGGCCAAAGTTTTTACAGATAACGGCTTTCATCTTGCTTATCCCTTTATTGAATTATTTTTCGTGTAAACACTGCAGCCCAAATTGCGCGAGTGGCGCAACCATGGCACCCACGGCGGCGGCCTTTTTATTCGAGGCGTTGCCTTGGCTGGCGCGCTTGGCCACGCCTTGGGCGATGGCGGCAAGACGGAAAAAGCTAAAG from Simiduia curdlanivorans carries:
- a CDS encoding NADPH:quinone oxidoreductase family protein, with protein sequence MKAVICKNFGPLDQLHYGDLPDPVAKPDEVVIRVEACGVNFPDGLLVQGLYQMKPPTPFVPGTEAAGTIESVGAEVKHLKAGQRVVCCNLLNCYAEKLAINAKMVLPLPNQIPFEEAAGLITAHATAHHALKQRANIQPGETLLVTGAAGGTGLAAVQIGKAMGARVIAAASSVEKLEQARLNGADILINYSEKDLKTELKTITNGQGVDVVYECVGGDTFDACARNMAWNGRLLVVGFASGKIPELAVNLALVKGFSLVGVFWGTFTQKQPKDFGANMQELLQWYLAGKVKVVVDQVFALEDTVKALEKVMSRKVIGKVILKP